A genomic region of Dreissena polymorpha isolate Duluth1 chromosome 4, UMN_Dpol_1.0, whole genome shotgun sequence contains the following coding sequences:
- the LOC127877482 gene encoding uncharacterized protein LOC127877482 isoform X1, whose product MAKVDIWIILLTSFHVLCIHTADGKTTAQHGQHGHTTDGNMDNTTPSISMTTVYRDCNDSIPNCEVLNETLLICKDIRNAMKLCQKFCILCNVVNGGWAHWGNFSTCDVTCGNGTQLRTRECSSPKPENGGLQCDGPANETVPCNLGLCPVHGGWSEWENWGSCSVTCGAGLRRRDRNCDNPFPSVDGHHCFGESINYEICNEPSCNHLVSTEVPVVMFSARNLSNTSLHSNESAIYIHIETNDGGGYNNVTGKFTAPVSGLYTFTVQYCVKARTVGNLELVQNGNPLQRGEIVGAEYAQCASLQALSKVPKGDRVWVRCTNDSEFYQDDPYRWATFSGALVHRYFSESVSGQIFVG is encoded by the exons ATGGCAAAAG ttgaCATTTGGATAATATTACTGACCAGTTTCCATGTTTTAT GTATTCACACAGCGGATGGCAAAACGACAGCCCAACACGGACAACATGGCCACACAACTG ACGGAAATATGGACAATACAACACCTTCAATAAGCATGACAACTGTGTATCGAG aTTGCAACGACAGTATACCCAATTGCGAGGTGTTAAACGAAACTCTTCTAATATGCAAAGACATCAGGAATGCTATGAAACTTTGCCAAAAGTTCTGCATATTATGTAATGTTG TTAACGGTGGATGGGCGCATTGGGGCAATTTCTCAACCTGTGACGTCACTTGCGGAAACGGAACTCAACTTCGCACGAGAGAATGCTCCTCACCGAAACCAGAGAATGGAGGTCTGCAATGCGATGGACCTGCAAACGAGACTGTGCCGTGCAACCTCGGCCTTTGTCCTG TGCATGGAGGCTGGAGCGAGTGGGAAAATTGGGGCTCGTGCAGTGTCACGTGCGGGGCGGGTCTGCGCAGACGCGACCGGAACTGCGACAACCCATTTCCCTCAGTTGACGGCCACCACTGCTTTGGTGAAAGCATAAATTATGAGATCTGCAACGAACCAAGCTGTAACCATTTAG TATCTACGGAGGTGCCGGTGGTAATGTTTAGCGCTCGTAACCTTTCAAACACGAGTCTACACAGTAACGAGAGCGCGATCTACATCCACATCGAGACAAACGACGGCGGAGGCTACAACAACGTCACGGGAAAGTTCACGGCCCCGGTAAGCGGCCTGTACACGTTCACGGTTCAGTACTGCGTCAAAGCAAGAACAGTCGGTAACCTGGAGCTTGTTCAGAACGGGAACCCTTTGCAACGAGGAGAGATTGTTGGTGCCGAGTATGCACAGTGTGCGAGTCTTCAGGCGCTTTCTAAGGTCCCGAAGGGGGATAGGGTCTGGGTACGTTGCACCAATGATTCAGAATTTTACCAGGACGATCCGTATCGATGGGCCACCTTTTCCGGCGCTTTGGTTCACAGATACTTTTCCGAAAGTGTGAGTGGTCAGATATTTGTAGGATAG
- the LOC127877482 gene encoding uncharacterized protein LOC127877482 isoform X2, translated as MAKVDIWIILLTSFHVLSDGKTTAQHGQHGHTTDGNMDNTTPSISMTTVYRDCNDSIPNCEVLNETLLICKDIRNAMKLCQKFCILCNVVNGGWAHWGNFSTCDVTCGNGTQLRTRECSSPKPENGGLQCDGPANETVPCNLGLCPVHGGWSEWENWGSCSVTCGAGLRRRDRNCDNPFPSVDGHHCFGESINYEICNEPSCNHLVSTEVPVVMFSARNLSNTSLHSNESAIYIHIETNDGGGYNNVTGKFTAPVSGLYTFTVQYCVKARTVGNLELVQNGNPLQRGEIVGAEYAQCASLQALSKVPKGDRVWVRCTNDSEFYQDDPYRWATFSGALVHRYFSESVSGQIFVG; from the exons ATGGCAAAAG ttgaCATTTGGATAATATTACTGACCAGTTTCCATGTTTTAT CGGATGGCAAAACGACAGCCCAACACGGACAACATGGCCACACAACTG ACGGAAATATGGACAATACAACACCTTCAATAAGCATGACAACTGTGTATCGAG aTTGCAACGACAGTATACCCAATTGCGAGGTGTTAAACGAAACTCTTCTAATATGCAAAGACATCAGGAATGCTATGAAACTTTGCCAAAAGTTCTGCATATTATGTAATGTTG TTAACGGTGGATGGGCGCATTGGGGCAATTTCTCAACCTGTGACGTCACTTGCGGAAACGGAACTCAACTTCGCACGAGAGAATGCTCCTCACCGAAACCAGAGAATGGAGGTCTGCAATGCGATGGACCTGCAAACGAGACTGTGCCGTGCAACCTCGGCCTTTGTCCTG TGCATGGAGGCTGGAGCGAGTGGGAAAATTGGGGCTCGTGCAGTGTCACGTGCGGGGCGGGTCTGCGCAGACGCGACCGGAACTGCGACAACCCATTTCCCTCAGTTGACGGCCACCACTGCTTTGGTGAAAGCATAAATTATGAGATCTGCAACGAACCAAGCTGTAACCATTTAG TATCTACGGAGGTGCCGGTGGTAATGTTTAGCGCTCGTAACCTTTCAAACACGAGTCTACACAGTAACGAGAGCGCGATCTACATCCACATCGAGACAAACGACGGCGGAGGCTACAACAACGTCACGGGAAAGTTCACGGCCCCGGTAAGCGGCCTGTACACGTTCACGGTTCAGTACTGCGTCAAAGCAAGAACAGTCGGTAACCTGGAGCTTGTTCAGAACGGGAACCCTTTGCAACGAGGAGAGATTGTTGGTGCCGAGTATGCACAGTGTGCGAGTCTTCAGGCGCTTTCTAAGGTCCCGAAGGGGGATAGGGTCTGGGTACGTTGCACCAATGATTCAGAATTTTACCAGGACGATCCGTATCGATGGGCCACCTTTTCCGGCGCTTTGGTTCACAGATACTTTTCCGAAAGTGTGAGTGGTCAGATATTTGTAGGATAG
- the LOC127877484 gene encoding uncharacterized protein LOC127877484 produces MHQSTSDTKLAIPAILFLVRTPSGQSHMVNDDVLFKHVLINDGEAYIVESGRFTSPVDGTYSFILPYCVAPNRFAHVEIVNNSKSVRRGSIIAARWTQCANLHLLTWQ; encoded by the exons ATGCATCAATCCACATCCGATACAA AGTTGGCAATCCCCGCCATCTTGTTTCTGGTGAGAACTCCCTCCGGTCAAAGTCATATGGTCAATGATGACGTTCTGTTCAAACATGTGCTTATTAATGACGGAGAAGCCTACATCGTCGAGTCAGGTCGTTTTACCTCTCCTGTTGACGGAACCTACAGCTTCATACTACCATACTGCGTTGCGCCAAACAGGTTCGCGCACGTGGAGATCGTTAACAACAGTAAATCCGTACGTAGGGGCAGCATAATCGCGGCGCGGTGGACCCAGTGTGCCAACCTGCATTTGTTGACGTGGCAGTAG
- the LOC127877482 gene encoding uncharacterized protein LOC127877482 isoform X3 — protein MAKVDIWIILLTSFHVLYGNMDNTTPSISMTTVYRDCNDSIPNCEVLNETLLICKDIRNAMKLCQKFCILCNVVNGGWAHWGNFSTCDVTCGNGTQLRTRECSSPKPENGGLQCDGPANETVPCNLGLCPVHGGWSEWENWGSCSVTCGAGLRRRDRNCDNPFPSVDGHHCFGESINYEICNEPSCNHLVSTEVPVVMFSARNLSNTSLHSNESAIYIHIETNDGGGYNNVTGKFTAPVSGLYTFTVQYCVKARTVGNLELVQNGNPLQRGEIVGAEYAQCASLQALSKVPKGDRVWVRCTNDSEFYQDDPYRWATFSGALVHRYFSESVSGQIFVG, from the exons ATGGCAAAAG ttgaCATTTGGATAATATTACTGACCAGTTTCCATGTTTTAT ACGGAAATATGGACAATACAACACCTTCAATAAGCATGACAACTGTGTATCGAG aTTGCAACGACAGTATACCCAATTGCGAGGTGTTAAACGAAACTCTTCTAATATGCAAAGACATCAGGAATGCTATGAAACTTTGCCAAAAGTTCTGCATATTATGTAATGTTG TTAACGGTGGATGGGCGCATTGGGGCAATTTCTCAACCTGTGACGTCACTTGCGGAAACGGAACTCAACTTCGCACGAGAGAATGCTCCTCACCGAAACCAGAGAATGGAGGTCTGCAATGCGATGGACCTGCAAACGAGACTGTGCCGTGCAACCTCGGCCTTTGTCCTG TGCATGGAGGCTGGAGCGAGTGGGAAAATTGGGGCTCGTGCAGTGTCACGTGCGGGGCGGGTCTGCGCAGACGCGACCGGAACTGCGACAACCCATTTCCCTCAGTTGACGGCCACCACTGCTTTGGTGAAAGCATAAATTATGAGATCTGCAACGAACCAAGCTGTAACCATTTAG TATCTACGGAGGTGCCGGTGGTAATGTTTAGCGCTCGTAACCTTTCAAACACGAGTCTACACAGTAACGAGAGCGCGATCTACATCCACATCGAGACAAACGACGGCGGAGGCTACAACAACGTCACGGGAAAGTTCACGGCCCCGGTAAGCGGCCTGTACACGTTCACGGTTCAGTACTGCGTCAAAGCAAGAACAGTCGGTAACCTGGAGCTTGTTCAGAACGGGAACCCTTTGCAACGAGGAGAGATTGTTGGTGCCGAGTATGCACAGTGTGCGAGTCTTCAGGCGCTTTCTAAGGTCCCGAAGGGGGATAGGGTCTGGGTACGTTGCACCAATGATTCAGAATTTTACCAGGACGATCCGTATCGATGGGCCACCTTTTCCGGCGCTTTGGTTCACAGATACTTTTCCGAAAGTGTGAGTGGTCAGATATTTGTAGGATAG